CCGGGTTGACGAGCAGGAGTTGGCCGACGGCGCGGTGTCCGTGCAGGACGGCTGGGCCGTCCCAGCCGGGCTCTGGGGCCCCGTATGCCGTCTGCTGGTCGAGCAGTGGTTTTCCGGCGCGGTGGATCAGGAGTCGGCTGACGAGGTGGCCCGGTTCCTCGTTGGCTCGGCCCAGGAGCTGTTCCTCTCGCAGTAACAGCCGGGAGGTTGCGGCAAGTTCGACGGTGTAGGTCTGTCGGAGGTTGCTGCCGGCGGCGCTGATCAGCGGCTGGGGCAGCCAGCGCAGCCTGGTGTGTTCACCGGCGGTGAGCCGTACGTCGTAGGTGGCCGGGGCGGTGGTGGGGCCGCGCAGGGCGAGTGTGGCGGCGGCCGTCTTGACCTCCAGTGCGGACCGGTTCCCGGCGGTGACGTCGATGGTGAGCCGATCGCCGCCGAGGGGGGCGCTCATCGCGCCGATGATCCCGACCTTGGCGGTGTTCTTGTCGGTGCGCATGCGTCGGAGGTGGAACGGGCCGTCACTGCGTAGCTGCGGAAGGGTGGTGGCGCGTCCGTTGTATGTGGCGTGGATGCGGGCTGTTGCCCGCACTCCGTGCGGGTGCCCGGTGGGCGCGTCGGTGCCGGAGAGGGTTCCGGTCAACGCTGCCTGGTCCGTGGCGAGTTGTGCGGCGGGGCTCATACGGCTGCCTTGGTGTGCCACTCGGTGAGGTGGGCGGTGATCCAGTCGGCAACCTCGCGGATGCCGTCATCGCGGGTGAGGCTGGTGAAGATGACGGGAAGGTCGCCGCGTTGCCGTTTGGCGTCGGCGGCCATGGTGGCGAGGTCGGCGCCGACATGCGGGGCGAGGTCGGTTTTGTTGACGAGGAGGAGGTCGGCGGTGGTGATGCCGGGGCCGCCCTTGCGGGGGATGTCGTCGCCGCTGGAGACGTCGATGACGAAGATCTGCACGTCGACGAGACCCTTGGAGAAGGTTGCGGTGAGGTTGTCGCCACCGGACTCGACGAGCACGAGGTCGAGGGGGTGGAGGGTCTCCTCCAGGTGTTCGACGGCTTCCAGGTTGGCTGAGATGTCGTCGCGGATCGCGGTGTGCGGGCAGGCGCCGGTCTCCACCGCGGTGATCCGCTCGGGCGGCAGCACGGCCTCGCGCAGCAGGTACTCGGCGTCCTCGCGGGTGTAGATGTCGTTGGTGACGACGGCGATGGACCAGCTCTCGCGCAGGGTGCGGCAGAGCGCGGCCACGCTGGCCGTTTTGCCGGAGCCGACGGGCCCGCCCAGGCCGACACGGAGGGCTCGGCGGCTGCCGTCGGCGCTGAGCGGCTCGGCGCTGTGGGTGTGGCGCTGCGGCATGGTCACGGGGTGGTCGAGGTGCACGAAGAACTCCAGGTAGGCAGGGGAAGGTGTCAGGAGGCGAAGAGCCGGACGGTCCACGCGGCGTGCTGTTCACCGGTGATGTCCAGCAGCGGCGAGGACGCCGACGGCAGGGCGTCGATACCCTCGACTGCGACGCGGTCAGCGGCCTGGGCGGCAGCTTCGGCGACGGCGTCGATGTCGGAGCTGAGGCGGGCCAGCAGCCCCGAGGCGTCGAGCGGGTCGAGGCTCAGCAGGCGCACTGCCGCGGTGGCCGGGCCGCCGGCGCTCTCGTACGCGGCGGCATGGGCGGCGTCCAGCGGGGTAAGCCCGGCGGCCCGGGCAGCGAGGCCCAGCACGAGCGGCTGGTGGGCACCCTGGGGACGTTCGGCCGCCAGCCGTTCCAGGTCCTCGGACGGAAAGGTGGCACGGGCCGCGCGCATCATCTGCCGGCCGAGCCGACGGGCGACTGCGCGCAGCGCGGGGGCGGGGGTGCGTGCGTCGGCGGCGTCGTCCAACAGCAGCGGGTCGACTCCGGCGGCGGCTGCGGCGGCCAGGCCGGCCGTGGTCAGGCCGGTGGTGTGCAGACGGCCGCGGCAGAATGCCTGAAGGCTGTCGGTGTCGTGTACGGCTTGGTGGGCGATGGCGGCTTCGACGCCGCCGGAGTGGGCGTGGCCCCCGGCGGGGAAGCGGCCGTCGGCCAGCAGGAGCAGGGCTGCACGGCTCATCGGTGAGCGGCTGCCTTTCGCAGGGTCGGAAGAGGTGCCGAGCACGGGCGGGCATGGCGTACCCGCCCCGGGGCCGGGCCGCGGTGCTGTTGCTTAGACGGCCGGGCAGGTGGCGGTTTTAGAAGAGGAAGTACCGCTGTGCCAGGGGTACTTCGGTGACGTAGGAGCGCGGCACGGTCGCACCATTGAGTTCGGTGCGGGTGTCGGTCGTGGTCGCACCGCCGATGGTGACCTCGAAGCTGTTGTGGTCGACTTCGAGGCTGTCGGGCACGGTATCGTTCAGTTTCATGTCGGCCTTCGTGACGTGCCGGGTGCTGGTGATGTCCACGAAGTCCTTGTCGAGACCGAGACCCGGATGACTGCTGGTGCCGTCTCCGTTCAGGTTGCCGGCCACGCCCGGAGCCACGAAGTTCACCGAGTTGTGTCCCGGGGAGCGCCCGGTGGAGCCCCAGACCGGGCGCGGCTGGTAGGGCTGCGGCGTTGGGATCGACGCGTTGGCGTCGCCGACCTGCGCGTACGCGAGCTGGCCGCCCTTGAGAAGCATGTGTGGCTTGACGCCGAAGAACTTCGGCTCCCACAGCACCAGGTCGGCGAGCTTCCCCATCTGCACGGAGCCGACGTGGCCGTCGATGCCATGCGTGATCGCCGGGTTGATCGTGTACTTGGCGACGTACCGGCGCGCCCGGAAGTTGTCGTTCGGCTGCAGCTGCTGGTCGTTGAAGGAGTGGTTGGTGTCGTCGGCGATCCTGCGGACCTTCGCGGCTTCGAGGTCCTCCTTCAGCGGCCCGTAGCGGCACTTCATGACGTGCGCGGTCTGCCAGGTACGCATGATCATCTCGCCGATGCGGCCCATCGCCTGGGCGTCGGAGGACATCATGGAGATGGCGCCCATGTCGTGGAGGAGGTCCTCCGCGGCCATGGTGGACGGCCGGATCCGGGAGTCGGCGAAGGCCATGTCCGCCGGAATCTCCGGGTTGAGGTGATGGCACACGATCATCATGTCGACGTGCTCCTTGACGGTGTTGACCGTCAAAGGACGCGTCGGGTTGGTCGAGGCCGGCAGCACGTTCGGCTCCTTGACCAGCTCGATCATGTCCGGCGCGTGACCGCCGCCGGCCCCCTCGACATGGAAGATGTGGATGGAGCGTGCCTTCTTCTGCGTGAACTTGCCCCCGGCGTCCCTGCCGTCGCCGGTGAAGGCCGCCCGCGTGCTCTCCAGGAACCCCGACTCGTTCAGTGAATCGGCGTGCAGAGCGAGCTGGACACCGCGCTCTTCACAGACATCCAGGGCCCGGTCGATCACCGCGGGCGTGGCGCCCCAGTCCTCGTGAATCTTGAACCCGCAGACACCGGCGTCCACCTGCGCGTTGAGCTCGTGCTCGTTCATCGTGCTGCCCTTGCCGAGCAGACCGATGTTGACCGGGAACTCATCCAACGCCTCGAAGACCCGCCTGATGTGCCACGCGCCCGGGGTCACGGTGGTGGCGGTACTGCCCTCGGCCGGTCCCGTGCCGCCACCGATCAAGGTGGTCACACCCGAAGCCAGAGCCTCGTGGATCTCCCCGGGGCAGATGAAGTGAACATGGGTGTCCACACCACCCGCGGTGAGGATCCGCCCATTGCCGGAGACGACCTCGGTGCTCGGCCCGATGACGAAGTTTGTCGGCGTCACCGGCGGGGCTTGCTTCGTGGGCCCACGATCCGGCATCTCGAAGCTCGTGATCTTGTCCATCGTCTCGGGGTTGTACGCCTTGCCGATGGCCGCGATCCTGCCATCGCGGATGCCGATGTCGGCCTTGACCACGCCCCACCAGTCGAGGATCAGCGCGCCCGTGATGACGGTGTCCACGGGCCTGTGGTCCGTGGCCTTGCCCTTGCCGTCCTTCCCGTCCCTGGCGAGGTGCGACATTCCCATCGACTCGCGGATCACCTTGCCGCCGCCGAAGACCATCTCATTGCCGCTGTACGAAGGGCCGCCACTCCAGTCAGCCTCGATCTCCAGCGTGAGGTCGGTGTCGGCGAGCCGGACCCGGTCCCGCGTGGTCGGCCCGTACAACGCGGTGTAATCCGCCCGCGTCAGCTCATTGCTCGGCTTCGGCCGGCCCTTCACCGGCTTCGGCGCCCGGCCGGGGGCTTGTCCCTGCGGGTTACTCATCGGACGATCCCTTCGCGCAGTCCCTGGATCTTGGTCAGGTCGCTGGTGTTGCTGCCGCCGGCCGTGACATCACCCTGGATCTGCACCAGCTCCACACAGCACTCGTCGCCCGGCTCGAAGCGCACGGCCGTGCCCGCGGCGATGTTGAGCCGTCTGCCCTTCGCCGCATCGCAGTTCCACAGACTGCGGTCATCCGGGACTGTCTGACCGGCAGGGACCTCGATGCTGACGACCTTGAGCCCCGGGTTGACCTCGGCGAAGTGATAGTGGGAGGCAACCTGAACGGGACGGTCCGACTCGTTCTTCACCTTGATCTTCGTCCTTCCCGGCCCCGGCAAGGCGGTGGCGTCCCTCTGCAGACTGACGCCCTGCTGGTCCCCGTCGAGGTGCACATTGAAGTAGATCGCTTCGTACCGGGAGACCGTGTCGTCGTCCTCGTCGCAGCACACAGGCGAGTCGCCGCTGTCATCGCAGTCGACCGGGGAGCCTGGCTTGCGGGGCGGCTGCGGGTGCTCAACCTTGCCCGGGTAGACCTCGCTCTCCTCTGCGCCCTCCGGAATGGGGTCGTGGATGGTGACCAACTTGGTGCCGTCCGGGAAGGTGGCCTCCACCTGGACGTTCTTGATCATCTCCGGGACGCCGTCCATCACCTCATCACGGGTGAACAACTGCCGACCCGAGTCCATGATGTCGCTGACCGTCTTGCCATCGCGCGCTGCCTCAAAGACGTGCACCGTCAGCAGGGCCATCACTTCCGGGTAGTTGAGGCGCAGCCCGCGCTCGCGGCGCCTTTGCGCAACGTCGGCCGCGACATGGATCAGCAGGCGCTCCCGCTCATGCGGAGTCAAATGCACGATGAACCACTTCTCTTGGTCGGACAGTGCATGCGGCCAGGCACGCCGGAGACCACGAGCACGTTCCCCCAAGCCGGCAACCGGGCACTCCTCGATCATCAGCGGAACAAGATCAGCGAAACGGCTAAACCGCAGATGAACCACACCATCTGATGAAATCCGAGACGCGGGATACGCAGTCGCTACCCGGCCGGACCAGAGAACCTGGATACACAAAACTCGCTAGCCATAGGCGAGTTGAACGAGCCATGAGCTGCCTGTGCCCTCTGATGCGCATGGGCCTCGCGAGCCCAGAGCACATCGGGCAAGTCGGGCCGACCTGGTGCGCAGTCCGCGGGTCTCGGGCAGTGGCGTCACACCCCCGCGCCTGAGGGCACGGCGTTCCCCTGCTCGGCGCGAGCGGACCCAGAAGAACCAACTGTCGCTCGGGTTCCCCGCTCAGCGCGACGCGATGGCAATCGGCCAGCACGAACGAGAACCACTGAGAATCCGACTGCTTCAACGCGACAAGACGCCATCGTTCGTCTCACATGGGTGCCCCATGGGCCAGACACGGGCCACCTGCAATGAGAAAGGGACATCCGAATTGCGAACCTACAAGGCCGCTGTAGGCCCGCATTCGGAATGCCCCACTCCGCTGCAATGGCCTGGGCTTCCCCGACTGTCTCATTCGCGGGACACAGCACCTTCGTCTCACGATCTTGTCCCTTGAGGTCCAACGCGCCATGTCTCTGGACGGCCGGCCGTCTGCGAACGCGCAGGATGGCGGGTCCAGCTGCCTGGTTGGAGGCTGTCGACAGTAGAAGAGCGAGACACACGAGCGCCCCTGGAGCTGTACCTCGGACGGCCCGTGGGTGCCACTGTCCAGGGGTTTGGTGGCGTTCGGGGTGCCGACCAACGTCAGACACAGGGCTTTGCCGGGGTCGATGGAGGGTTCCGGCTCGTTTGGCCAGGAGGTTGCGGAGGTCCTGGTCGCTGGACCGGACGTGGGGCGAGGCTGCTGCCTGCCGGTCAGTTCCCCGTCGACGTGGGTGAGGGAGTCGATCAGCCCGCGGGTGCCGATGCCGTTCGGGAGCCGTGGCGGGTGCTGCTGAAGCGTCCGTACGGGACGGCGGCGCTGCAGACCACGGCCGCGTGTCTGACGGGCCCCTCGCCGTCAAATAACCCGAACAGGCTACCCCGCACTACTCAGAGCAGGCTCCTGAGCTGCAAGGAGCTTAGTGTCCCTCTATTGGGTCGGCTGGCCTCTCCTTCCCGGGATGGCCCGGCCGCCTCCGCTCCTCGCTTCCCAGAAGGGCACCTCGCCATGTCGCCTGCGACGACGGATACGCCAGCACACATACCGCTCCGACACAGTCCTGCCGTGTCGCGTTCTTCGACGAGGCGTCTCTTCGTCGCTGCGGGCACTGTCCTGGCGTTGCTGATCCCTGCCCCGGGGGCATCCGCGGGTGGGCCCGGACCCACCCCCACGCCCGAGCAGGGCCTCCACCTGACTTTGGATGGCGATTCGCTGACCGCCCAGGAGATGTTCGACGTCCTAGATGCCAAATCGCTGACGGTCAAACTTTCCGAGGACAGCCGCAAACGCATGCAGCGATTCCGCGACGGCGCGATCAACGAACTGGCAAGCGGTACACGCGTGTACGGGTGGAACCAGGCCCTCGGCCCACTCAAGGACAAGCAGCTCAACAGCCAGCAGCAGAAGGAATTCCAAAAACGCATCCTGCGCTCCCATGCCGCCGGCGTCGGCCAACCACTGCCCGAGCGGGTCACCCGCCTGGTCATGGTGCTGCGCGCCAACCAGATGGCCCGCGGACACATGGCGGTCCGCCCGGAGCTCGTCGACCGGATGAACTCCCTCGTCAACACCGGTGTCACGCCGGTCATACCGCAAGTCGGCTCGCTTGGCTCGGGCGACCTGCAGCCCATGGCCGCGCTCGGCATGGTCCTCACCGGCAACCGAGCCCCCGCCCGCTACCAAGGTGAACAGGCCCCCGCCTCGGACATCCTGCCCCGCGCCGGGCTGGAGCAGACCTTCGAGCTGGAGCAAGGTGAGGCACTGCCCATCATCAGCGGCAGCACTGTGGTCCTGGCCTCCTACATCGACTCCCTCCATCGCGCCACCAAAGCCGCCGACCTGGCCGAAGGCGTCCTGGCGATGTTCATGGACGCCACCCGCGCCGAAATCAACACCCTGGACCCACGCACCCACGCCGAACGCCGCATCCCCGAAGAGGAAAAGGTCGCCGAACGGCTCCGCCACCTGCTGCAGGGCAGCAAGTGGACCACCGACGAGGGACGCAAACGCCTCGGCGAAGACCACCCGCGCATCCAAGACGCGGTCTCCCTGCGCGCCGCACCCCACATCTACGGGACACTGCGCAAGACCATCGCCGAGGGCCGCCAGCACATGGAACGCGAAGCCAACGCCTCCACCTCCAATCCCCTGATCTTCGAACGCGACGCCGGCAGAGGCTACGAATTCGTCATGGGCGGCAACTGGGACGGAGCCCTCCTCGGCCACGCCGCCGACACCCTCAACGCCCAGATCGTCGACCTCGGCGTCCACACCCAAGAGCTCTCCGCCCGCCTGCTCTCCCCCAAGTGGAGCTACGGCCTGCCCGCCAACCTCGCCGGCGGAACGCCCGGCCTGAACTCCGGCATGGTCCAAGTCCAGACCGTCGCCACCGCCCTCGTCCCCGAGATGCAGGCCCGCGCTCTTCCCTCCGGCACGCTCTCCCGACCCGCAAAGGACGGCCAGGAAGACCACAACACCATGGCGATGGGCTCCGTCCGCAACCTCCACGAAAACCTCGACCGTCTGGAGACCATCCAGGCCGTCCTCACCCTCATGTCCGCCCAAGGCATCGACCTCATCCAGGACAAGATGACAGACCTCCCCCTGGGAGCCGCCGTGAAGGACCTGCACGACACCGTCCGCGGACACATCGAACCCCTCCACAACGACCGCTACATGACCCCCGACCTCGAAGAGATGACTGAACTCGTCCGGGGCGCCGAACTCACCACCGCGCTGCCGCGCCGGTAGTCATCGGACGGGAACGCCCCCGTCCAGAGACACGCCCCACGCGTGTCCAGACACGCTTCCCAGTCCGTAGCCCAAAGCGCACCTCTAGTGTGTTGCGCGGCGAGACCGCAGCCGAGTGCGCTGCGGGCGGCTGGGCGCCCGGCACCGTCCGTGCCTGCCCGGCATGGCCCCGACCGCCTGCCCGGCCACAGCACAGGTCGTCTGCGGACACCCGCGCAGAGCTCACGAGTTCGGTGAGAACGGCTACTTCGGGAGGCCACGGCGTAGATCCCTGGGTCTGCGACCACCTGCGAAGCAATCGCGACCGTGAGCGCGTAGGGCTCTTCGGGCGGGGACTGAAGCGGTCCAGCGGCGCGAAGATGGGGTGCTGGTAAGAACCGTGTCACCGATCCTGCTGGCTTATTCGGTCACGCGGCGAGGGAGAGGCCGAGGCGGGCGAGGTGGCTGACGCGGGTGCGGTCGAGGGGGTGGCCGTTCCACCAGGCATCGAGGCGGATGAGGTTGAGCGCAACGGCGGAGAGGACGTGCTCCAGGTGGGTCTTCTGGAGGCCGAGGTAGCGGGCACGTCTTATCCCGGTGACCGCGACGGCCTGGTGGATGGTTCCCTCGACGCCCGCGCGGCTTCCGTACTTGGCTCGCCACTGCTCGTCGGACTGCTGGAGGCGGGCATGGTCGAGGACTTCTTGCAGCTCGCGGGGTTGCAGGGAGAGGGTCCGGCCGCCGGTCTTCCAGCGGGTGCACTGGTCGCGCACCGGGCAGGGGCGGCCTCGGCCATGGAGGCTTCGGAGAGGTAGCGGCGTTCGAAGACCTGCCATTTGTCATGTAGTTCGGACAGAACGGCGGCGGCAAGCCGTTCCAGAGCGGCGGGGTTGGCGAAGACCTGGACGACGTCAGCCGAGCGCCGCACGAAGGTCTGCCCGTACTCGAACGCCAGCCGGGGCAACATCGATGTCCCTCTCGGCCGACGCCGACCCGCCTCCCGCAGCCGCCCCCTCTCGCCACAGGGCATTCACAGCACACTCATGTCATGACCACGACTAGATGATTGCATACAGCCTCAAGATCATCGATCTTCTGAAACGAGGCACTTGTGCGTCTTCGCCACTCCGTTGTCCCCCTCGCCGCCGCCACGGCAGCGTTCTCCCTCACCCCCTCACGGCCCAGGCTGCGCCCAGGGCCGACCAGGACGTCTCGGCGGGCGTCACCGTTTCCGTCGAGGAGAAGACCGACCGGGAGATCCGCGCCTACTGCACCCCCGGAGCGCGTGCGGGCCGCCGCGGCCAACCCGGCGGACATGCCGGGGCTGAAGAAGCGGCCCTCGGCCACCGCGGACGACGCGGCCGAGGACACCGCACCGGCCGTGGACTCGGCCCACGCCTCGGCTCCCTCGGCCAAGCCGGTGAACAGCACGTTCGCCACCACCGCCGCGGCGGCCTCCGAGATATCCGTCTCGCAGGAGGTCCCGTACACCACGGCACCGCAGTACTCCCTCGTGGGCCGCCTGTTCTACAGAGAGCCCGACGGCTCCGGCCACTCCTGCTCGGCCGCGGTCATCGTCTCCAATAACCGGAACACGCTGTGGACCGCCGGGCACTGCGTCCACATGGGCGACGGCACCGGCGACGCCGGATGGAACGACATGCTGCAGTTCATCCCCGGCTACCGCGACGGCAGCGGCCCCTACGGGGCCTGGACCATCAAGTCGAAGGTCGTCAACAACGAGTGGATGAGCTCCGCCGACTTCGAGGACGCCGACTACGCCGCCGTGGTCCTCAACGACCACCCCACCTGGGGCAAGCTCCAGGACAACGTGGGCGCGTTCGGCTACACCTTCACCGAGAATCTCACCGACCACCCCGAGGTCTATGCCGCGGGATACCCCGGCGAGGGCTACAACCGCACCGACCTCAATGCCGAGCGGATGATGTACTGCTACGGCGACACCGTGGACGCCGGCCCCTGGAACCCCTTGGACGACCGCATGTCGATGGACTGCGACATGGGCAAGGGTGCTTCCGGCGGCCCGATGATCGAGGGGAAGAACACCAGCGACCCGCGCATCATCGGCGCCATCAGCCACTACGTGACCGACGACGCTGGCGACCGCAACTCCGACGATCTGTTCTCCTCCGAGCACGACTCGAAGGCAGCCAACACGATGAGCGCCGCCAACGGCATCAGCTGAACCATCTGAACTAGCTGAATCAGCCCACGCGGCATGGTGGAGGGGCCCGCGTGCCGGCGCGGGCCCCTCCACCATGCCTTTCCACGGCCCGGACCGGGTCACCCTGGCTGAGCGTGCTTCCCCAGCTCCGTGCCCCACGCGTCGAGGATCTCCTGCGTGGTCATCGAGTCCACGTCCGCTGGCAGTTCCTTGCCGGACTTCTCCAGGTCCGCCTTCCACATCTCGATGTAGTCCGCACGGCTCCTCGCCGGTTCTGTGTGCACGGAGACGGACGTGTCCTCGGCGAAGGCGGCGTACGCGGCGGCGCCGGCTCCCGCGCACACGGCGGCCAGCAGCACGCCTGCTATCAGGGTCTTCTTCGTCACACGGGCAGGCTACCGACCCGACCGGAGCCGGACGGTCCTCCTTCGCCTTCCCACACGCAACCCCCTCCGATTCCGCCGAGCCGAGGAATCGCAGGCGGCCACCCGCTCACTGTCTCCAGCGATGACAGGCGAGGATCGCCGCCCCCCGTCCTTCCTGCCGAATCAACCATGACAGGCACCATGTGACGAACCGGGCTAAGCGGGACTCAGACCCCATTGATCGAAGCAAGATCCAATGCGAACTGGCCACGGCGAAGGCGAAAGACCGCGAATCTGCCAACTGGAATGCGACGTGTCCCGTCTCATTAGATCTTGCAGAGGCGGGGCCGTTGACCTGCGGGGTGACAGGGCGAACCGCGACTTACTGGGGGAATGACAAGGCGTCGCGGAAGACCCGCGGGCGGTGCCGATGGCGCGTCTCATTGATCACGGCGAGGGCGAAGCTGCCTCGGCAGGGGCTTGTCAGGATGGCGAGACGCTTGACGCCTGGTTTCGCGTTGAAGATGGCAGATTCATCGGCAGAGGCCGTAGCAGTAGACGCGTTCAGGAAGGATGTCGCCGCTGAGAATCCTGAAGCTGCCGACGGGCGGTCGACCAATCGATCTCGAACTCATTGGCCGACAACCACTGCGGGTCGTGCCCCTCCCACTCAGAGATAGTACTCCTGCCGTAGATCGTTATGTGTCCTGTTCTTGGGGCTGCCGCTGGCGGAAACTCAGGTGGCCTCAGCGCACCATCTGGGTAGAGTCGGGCGGTGCTTGAGTTGAAACGGCTGCATGCTGGCCATGCCCCGGCGGTCCTGGCCTTCGAGCTGGCGAACCGCGCCTACTTCGCGGCCTCGGTCTCCGACCGCGGCGACGAGTTCTACGAACAGTTCGCCGACCGGCACAGCGCCCTGCTGGCTGAGCAAGAGGCCGGCATCTGCGCCTTCTACGTGCTCGTCGCCGAGGATGGCTCGGTTCTGGGCCGGTTCAACCTGTACGACTTCGAAGACGGCACTGCCGTACTCGGCTACCGGGTTGCGCAGCACGTCGCCAGCCGCGGCGTGGCGACCGCGACCGTCCTGGAGCTGTGCGGGCTGGCGGCGGCGCGGCACGGGCTGCGCACGCTGCGGGCGGCCACCTCGCGCGACAACGTCGCGTCCCAGAAGGTGCTAACCAAGGCCGGGTTCGTCCCAGTTGGCCCGGCCGACCCGGCCGACATCGGCGGTAAGCCAGGCACCTGGTATCAGCGCGACCTGTACTCCAGCGGTATGCCGTGATCTTGCTGGTCGACCGGCTGCGGGAAGGCTGCGGCCACCGCTGATCATCGGTGTGTGAAGACTAACGATCTTACGGTGGCCGCAGGTCACAGCCTAGACCCTGCCCGCTGGCAGGAGGCGTTCGAGGTCCTGATGGGCCAGATAGCGGGCCGGTTCGCGCGGGTGGAGCCCCGGCGCCGGGTACGGGGCTTGGTGCTGGGGCTGTTGTCGGACCTGCCACGCAAGAACTGCTGGTCGATCGCCGAGTGGGCTGGGGAGGCGAGTCCGGACGGCATGCAGCACCTGCTCGGCCGGGCCAGGTGGGATGCCGACCGCGTGCGTGATGACGTGCGTGAGTACGTGCTGGAGCGGC
This genomic window from Streptomyces sp. DG2A-72 contains:
- a CDS encoding urease accessory protein UreD gives rise to the protein MSPAAQLATDQAALTGTLSGTDAPTGHPHGVRATARIHATYNGRATTLPQLRSDGPFHLRRMRTDKNTAKVGIIGAMSAPLGGDRLTIDVTAGNRSALEVKTAAATLALRGPTTAPATYDVRLTAGEHTRLRWLPQPLISAAGSNLRQTYTVELAATSRLLLREEQLLGRANEEPGHLVSRLLIHRAGKPLLDQQTAYGAPEPGWDGPAVLHGHRAVGQLLLVNPEMDTPRDPVLLRQGSRDGCAVLTPLANGPALLATAVAPTSSALRELLDEALAHALQK
- the ureG gene encoding urease accessory protein UreG — encoded protein: MHLDHPVTMPQRHTHSAEPLSADGSRRALRVGLGGPVGSGKTASVAALCRTLRESWSIAVVTNDIYTREDAEYLLREAVLPPERITAVETGACPHTAIRDDISANLEAVEHLEETLHPLDLVLVESGGDNLTATFSKGLVDVQIFVIDVSSGDDIPRKGGPGITTADLLLVNKTDLAPHVGADLATMAADAKRQRGDLPVIFTSLTRDDGIREVADWITAHLTEWHTKAAV
- a CDS encoding urease accessory protein UreF; amino-acid sequence: MSRAALLLLADGRFPAGGHAHSGGVEAAIAHQAVHDTDSLQAFCRGRLHTTGLTTAGLAAAAAAGVDPLLLDDAADARTPAPALRAVARRLGRQMMRAARATFPSEDLERLAAERPQGAHQPLVLGLAARAAGLTPLDAAHAAAYESAGGPATAAVRLLSLDPLDASGLLARLSSDIDAVAEAAAQAADRVAVEGIDALPSASSPLLDITGEQHAAWTVRLFAS
- the ureC gene encoding urease subunit alpha, with protein sequence MSNPQGQAPGRAPKPVKGRPKPSNELTRADYTALYGPTTRDRVRLADTDLTLEIEADWSGGPSYSGNEMVFGGGKVIRESMGMSHLARDGKDGKGKATDHRPVDTVITGALILDWWGVVKADIGIRDGRIAAIGKAYNPETMDKITSFEMPDRGPTKQAPPVTPTNFVIGPSTEVVSGNGRILTAGGVDTHVHFICPGEIHEALASGVTTLIGGGTGPAEGSTATTVTPGAWHIRRVFEALDEFPVNIGLLGKGSTMNEHELNAQVDAGVCGFKIHEDWGATPAVIDRALDVCEERGVQLALHADSLNESGFLESTRAAFTGDGRDAGGKFTQKKARSIHIFHVEGAGGGHAPDMIELVKEPNVLPASTNPTRPLTVNTVKEHVDMMIVCHHLNPEIPADMAFADSRIRPSTMAAEDLLHDMGAISMMSSDAQAMGRIGEMIMRTWQTAHVMKCRYGPLKEDLEAAKVRRIADDTNHSFNDQQLQPNDNFRARRYVAKYTINPAITHGIDGHVGSVQMGKLADLVLWEPKFFGVKPHMLLKGGQLAYAQVGDANASIPTPQPYQPRPVWGSTGRSPGHNSVNFVAPGVAGNLNGDGTSSHPGLGLDKDFVDITSTRHVTKADMKLNDTVPDSLEVDHNSFEVTIGGATTTDTRTELNGATVPRSYVTEVPLAQRYFLF
- a CDS encoding urease subunit beta encodes the protein MCCDEDDDTVSRYEAIYFNVHLDGDQQGVSLQRDATALPGPGRTKIKVKNESDRPVQVASHYHFAEVNPGLKVVSIEVPAGQTVPDDRSLWNCDAAKGRRLNIAAGTAVRFEPGDECCVELVQIQGDVTAGGSNTSDLTKIQGLREGIVR
- the hutH gene encoding histidine ammonia-lyase; translation: MSPATTDTPAHIPLRHSPAVSRSSTRRLFVAAGTVLALLIPAPGASAGGPGPTPTPEQGLHLTLDGDSLTAQEMFDVLDAKSLTVKLSEDSRKRMQRFRDGAINELASGTRVYGWNQALGPLKDKQLNSQQQKEFQKRILRSHAAGVGQPLPERVTRLVMVLRANQMARGHMAVRPELVDRMNSLVNTGVTPVIPQVGSLGSGDLQPMAALGMVLTGNRAPARYQGEQAPASDILPRAGLEQTFELEQGEALPIISGSTVVLASYIDSLHRATKAADLAEGVLAMFMDATRAEINTLDPRTHAERRIPEEEKVAERLRHLLQGSKWTTDEGRKRLGEDHPRIQDAVSLRAAPHIYGTLRKTIAEGRQHMEREANASTSNPLIFERDAGRGYEFVMGGNWDGALLGHAADTLNAQIVDLGVHTQELSARLLSPKWSYGLPANLAGGTPGLNSGMVQVQTVATALVPEMQARALPSGTLSRPAKDGQEDHNTMAMGSVRNLHENLDRLETIQAVLTLMSAQGIDLIQDKMTDLPLGAAVKDLHDTVRGHIEPLHNDRYMTPDLEEMTELVRGAELTTALPRR
- a CDS encoding transposase → MRDQCTRWKTGGRTLSLQPRELQEVLDHARLQQSDEQWRAKYGSRAGVEGTIHQAVAVTGIRRARYLGLQKTHLEHVLSAVALNLIRLDAWWNGHPLDRTRVSHLARLGLSLAA
- a CDS encoding serine protease, translating into MRAAAANPADMPGLKKRPSATADDAAEDTAPAVDSAHASAPSAKPVNSTFATTAAAASEISVSQEVPYTTAPQYSLVGRLFYREPDGSGHSCSAAVIVSNNRNTLWTAGHCVHMGDGTGDAGWNDMLQFIPGYRDGSGPYGAWTIKSKVVNNEWMSSADFEDADYAAVVLNDHPTWGKLQDNVGAFGYTFTENLTDHPEVYAAGYPGEGYNRTDLNAERMMYCYGDTVDAGPWNPLDDRMSMDCDMGKGASGGPMIEGKNTSDPRIIGAISHYVTDDAGDRNSDDLFSSEHDSKAANTMSAANGIS
- a CDS encoding GNAT family N-acetyltransferase is translated as MLELKRLHAGHAPAVLAFELANRAYFAASVSDRGDEFYEQFADRHSALLAEQEAGICAFYVLVAEDGSVLGRFNLYDFEDGTAVLGYRVAQHVASRGVATATVLELCGLAAARHGLRTLRAATSRDNVASQKVLTKAGFVPVGPADPADIGGKPGTWYQRDLYSSGMP